Proteins found in one Arthrobacter sp. U41 genomic segment:
- a CDS encoding RluA family pseudouridine synthase → MQSPLPVRDGVNATRLRLPDEGPWDTAMDYMMHRWGHIDPQGIEDRFDAGEIVGEAGIPLDRATPLRNHTFIWYYRTLPPEIRIPLELNILHQDEHLLVVDKPHFLPTTPGGTYIQESALVRLRNQLDLPDLIPMHRLDRMTAGILLLSTNPETRGRYQVLFEKRQVQKEYECVAAAEPAPGHPALEFPAVVRNRMTKSRSYLLAEVIDGEPNAETRIERLRTLDGPESTPRGVDVPAPETPAGANTGSDGATPRRALYRLEPHSGKTHQLRVHMASLGLGIVNDAFYPELLDKAPDDYSKPLQLLARGIRFVDPITGVPVEYRSGLELSEAR, encoded by the coding sequence ATGCAATCCCCCCTCCCCGTGCGCGACGGAGTCAACGCGACCCGCCTCCGCCTCCCGGACGAGGGCCCGTGGGACACCGCGATGGACTATATGATGCACCGCTGGGGCCACATCGACCCGCAGGGTATCGAGGACCGCTTTGACGCCGGAGAGATCGTGGGCGAGGCCGGCATTCCGCTGGACCGGGCCACCCCGCTGCGGAACCACACCTTCATCTGGTACTACCGCACGCTGCCGCCGGAAATCCGGATCCCGTTGGAACTGAACATCCTGCACCAGGACGAGCACCTCCTCGTGGTGGACAAACCGCACTTCCTGCCCACCACCCCCGGCGGCACCTACATCCAGGAGTCGGCGCTGGTGCGGCTCCGGAACCAGCTGGACCTGCCGGACCTCATTCCCATGCACCGGCTGGACCGCATGACCGCCGGAATCCTGCTGCTCTCCACAAATCCCGAGACCCGGGGCAGGTACCAGGTGCTCTTCGAGAAGCGCCAGGTCCAGAAGGAATACGAGTGTGTGGCCGCGGCCGAGCCCGCGCCCGGGCACCCCGCCCTCGAATTCCCCGCGGTGGTCCGGAACCGGATGACCAAGTCCCGCAGCTACCTGCTCGCCGAGGTGATCGACGGCGAGCCCAACGCCGAGACCCGGATCGAGCGGCTGCGGACCCTTGATGGGCCCGAGTCAACACCGCGCGGCGTCGACGTTCCCGCACCGGAAACGCCCGCCGGTGCCAACACCGGATCCGACGGCGCCACCCCGCGCCGGGCGCTGTATCGGCTGGAACCGCACTCGGGCAAGACCCACCAGCTCCGGGTGCACATGGCCTCGCTGGGGCTGGGGATCGTCAACGACGCCTTCTACCCCGAACTGCTGGACAAGGCGCCGGACGATTACTCGAAGCCGCTCCAGCTCCTCGCCCGCGGGATCCGCTTCGTGGACCCCATCACCGGGGTGCCGGTGGAATACCGCAGCGGGCTGGAACTCAGCGAGGCCCGCTAG
- a CDS encoding winged helix-turn-helix domain-containing protein: MLDIEVIEDPAAAEASLDPIRTRILMELAEPGSATQLAAKVGLPRQKVNYHLRALERHGLVELVEERRKGNVTERILRASAASYLISPAALASVAPDPHRFSDRFSAFWLLALASRMVQEVGQLIAGAAAAKQKLATFAIDGEITFRTAADRAAFAEELGVAVTRLVDKYHDGGPEASGAGAAAGVGRRHRLVVALHPSLKTPRKENPTKTSAREQDND; encoded by the coding sequence ATGTTGGACATCGAAGTGATCGAAGACCCGGCCGCGGCGGAGGCGTCCCTGGACCCCATCCGGACCCGCATCCTGATGGAACTCGCCGAGCCCGGGTCGGCCACGCAGCTCGCCGCAAAAGTGGGCCTGCCGCGGCAGAAGGTCAACTATCACCTCAGGGCCCTGGAGCGGCACGGGCTGGTCGAACTCGTGGAGGAGCGCCGGAAGGGCAACGTTACGGAGCGGATCCTGCGTGCCAGCGCGGCCTCCTACCTGATTTCCCCGGCAGCACTGGCCTCCGTGGCTCCGGATCCGCACAGGTTCTCGGACCGCTTTTCGGCCTTCTGGCTGCTGGCGCTCGCCAGCCGCATGGTCCAGGAAGTGGGCCAGCTGATCGCCGGTGCGGCCGCGGCCAAACAGAAACTCGCCACCTTCGCGATCGACGGCGAGATCACCTTCCGCACCGCAGCGGACCGGGCCGCCTTCGCCGAGGAACTCGGCGTCGCCGTGACCCGGCTCGTGGACAAGTACCACGACGGCGGACCGGAGGCTTCGGGGGCCGGAGCCGCCGCGGGCGTCGGGCGCCGGCACCGCCTCGTCGTCGCGCTTCACCCTTCGCTCAAGACACCACGCAAGGAAAATCCCACAAAAACATCAGCTAGGGAGCAGGACAATGACTGA
- a CDS encoding ATPase — protein sequence MTDKRNFEITVDTELPATPERVWEAVTKNEAGWMFPTDQWPAVRPVEDYPRHVVSRMEGADGWFNQLEHVLEPLDGGRARLHYVHSGIFAENWDQQYDGASKHTEFYLHTLGQYLKYFDGKPVVFTDVQAPPASATPDGFIRLKKAMGVEGAAPGSTVELELDGVGRLSGEVDFANENFLGLRSADTLYRFFGRNAFGATVGMTVHDFSGSGNSEATAKAWGGFLEKVYA from the coding sequence ATGACTGACAAGCGGAACTTCGAAATCACCGTGGACACGGAACTTCCCGCCACCCCGGAGCGCGTCTGGGAGGCGGTCACCAAGAACGAAGCCGGGTGGATGTTCCCCACGGACCAGTGGCCTGCCGTGCGGCCAGTGGAAGACTACCCCCGCCACGTGGTGTCCCGGATGGAGGGGGCGGACGGCTGGTTCAACCAGCTGGAGCACGTGCTGGAGCCGCTCGACGGTGGACGCGCCCGGCTGCACTACGTCCACAGCGGCATTTTCGCCGAGAACTGGGACCAGCAGTATGACGGCGCCAGCAAGCACACCGAGTTCTACCTGCACACCCTCGGCCAGTACCTGAAGTACTTCGACGGCAAGCCGGTGGTCTTCACCGATGTCCAGGCTCCTCCCGCGTCGGCGACGCCCGACGGGTTCATCCGGCTCAAGAAGGCCATGGGCGTTGAGGGGGCAGCGCCGGGCAGCACCGTGGAGCTGGAGCTCGACGGCGTCGGGAGGCTCTCGGGCGAGGTGGACTTCGCCAACGAGAACTTCCTGGGCCTGCGCAGCGCGGATACGCTGTACCGGTTCTTCGGGCGCAATGCCTTCGGCGCCACGGTCGGCATGACGGTCCACGACTTCAGCGGCAGCGGGAACTCCGAAGCCACGGCGAAGGCTTGGGGCGGCTTCCTCGAGAAGGTTTACGCCTAG